Proteins found in one Mustela lutreola isolate mMusLut2 chromosome 12, mMusLut2.pri, whole genome shotgun sequence genomic segment:
- the MIGA2 gene encoding mitoguardin 2 — protein MAFRRTEGMSMIQALAMTVAEIPVFLYTTFGQSAFSQLRLTPGLRKVLFATALGTVALALAAHQLKRRRRRKKQVGPEMGGAHLGTVPLPILMARKVPSVKKGYSSRRIQSPSSKSNDTLSGISSLEPSKHSGSSHSLASTVAVNSSSPTAACSGPWDTRGMEESVTTSDGNAESLYMQGMELFEEALQKWEQALSVGQRGDSGSTPTPGESLRNPETASEVLSEPESQRREFAEKLESLLHRAYHLQEEFGSTFPADSVLLDLERTLMLPLTEGSLHLRADDEDSLTSEDSFFSATELFESLQAGDDLIPLSRPAAAYEEALQLVKEGRVPCRTLRTELLGCYSDQDFLAKLHCVRQAFEGLLEDKSNQLFFGEVGRQMVTGLMTKAEKSPKGFLESYEEMMGYALRPETWATTRLELEGRGVVCMSFFDIVLDFILMDAFEDLENPPSSVLAVLRNRWLSDSFKETALATACWSVLKAKRRLLMVPDGFISHFYSVSEHVSPVLAFGFLGPKPQLAEVCAFFKHQIVQYLRDMFDLDNVRYTSVPALADDILQLSRRRSEILLGYLGAPVASSVGLNGALPRENGPLGELQ, from the exons ATGGCGTTCCGGAGGACTGAGGGCATGTCCATGATCCAGGCGCTGGCCATGACAGTGGCTGAGATCCCTGTGTTCTTATACACGACCTTTGGGCAG TCTGCCTTCTCCCAGCTGCGGTTGACACCAGGCCTACGGAAGGTCCTCTTTGCCACAGCCCTGGGCACagtggccctggccctggccgcCCACCAGCTAAAGAGGCGACggcggaggaagaagcaggtcgGCCCCGAGATGGGAGGTGCACATCTGGGCACGGTGCCCCTGCCCATCCTCATGGCCAGGAAGGTCCCATCAGTGAAGAAAG GCTATTCCAGCCGGAGGATCCAGAGTCCCAGCAGCAAGAGCAACGACACGCTGAGTGGCATCTCCTCTCTCGAGCCCAGCAAGCACTCGGGCTCCTCCCACAGCCTGGCTTCG ACAGTAGCCGTGAACTCGTCCAGCCCCACAGCTGCGTGCTCAGGACCATGGGACACCAGAGGGATGGAAGAGTCCGTGACCACCAGTGACGGCAACGCAGAGAGTCTGTACATGCAAG GCATGGAGCTGTTCGAGGAAGCTCTACAGAAGTGGGAGCAGGCGCTGAGCGTCGGGCAGAGAGGGGACAGCGGCAGCACCCCCACACCAGGGGAGAGCCTGCGGAACCCCGAGACTGCTTCGGAGGTGCTCTCTGAG CCAGAGTCCCAGCGAAGGGAGTTTGCAGAGAAGCTGGAGTCCCTGCTACACCGGGCTTACCACCTGCAGGAGGAGTTTGGGTCCACCTTCCCGGCCGACAGTGTGCTGCTGGACCTTG AGAGGACCCTCATGCTGCCCCTGACCGAGGGCTCCTTGCATCTACGGGCGGATGATGAGGACAGCCTGACCTCTGAGGATTCCTTCTTCTCCGCTACTGAG CTCTTTGAGTCCCTGCAGGCGGGAGATGACCTGATCCCACTGTCCAGGCCGGCTGCGGCTTACGAAGAGGCCCTACAGCTGGTGAAGGAGGGCAGGGTGCCGTGCCGGACCCTCAG GACTGAGCTGCTAGGCTGCTACAGTGACCAGGACTTTCTGGCCAAGCTGCATTGTGTGCGGCAAGCCTTCGAG GGTCTTCTAGAAGACAAGAGCAACCAACTTTTCTTCGGGGAGGTTGGCCGGCAGATGGTGACGGGCCTGATGACCAAAGCCGAGAAG aGTCCCAAAGGCTTCCTGGAGAGTTACGAGGAGATGATGGGCTATGCCCTACGGCCTGAGACCTGGGCTACCACGCGGCTGGAGCTGGAGGGCCGGGGG GTGGTGTGTATGAGCTTCTTTGATATTGTGCTGGACTTCATCCTCATGGACGCCTTCGAGGACCTGGAGAACCCCCCATCCTCGGTGCTCGCTGTCCTGAGGAACCGGTGGCTGTCAGACAGCTTCAAGGAGACG GCTCTGGCCACTGCTTGCTGGTCAGTCTTGAAAGCCAAGAGGAGACTGCTGATG GTGCCCGATGGCTTCATCTCTCATTTCTACTCCGTATCGGAGCACGTTAGCCCCGTCCTAGCCTTCGGCTTCCTTGGACCCAAGCCCCAGCTCGCAGAAGTCTGTGCTTTCTTCAAG CACCAGATCGTGCAGTACCTGCGGGACATGTTCGACCTGGACAACGTGCGCTACACGTCTGTGCCGGCGCTGGCGGATGACATCCTGCAGCTGTCCCGGCGCCGCAGCGAAATCCTGCTGGGCTACTTGGGGGCGCCCGTGGCCAGCAGCGTGGGCCTCAACGGGGCACTGCCGCGAGAGAACGGGCCCCTGGGGGAGCTGCAGTAG